The Syntrophobacterales bacterium genome includes a region encoding these proteins:
- a CDS encoding Rrf2 family transcriptional regulator translates to MRVSTRSRYGVRLMLVLARNYGKGYFYLKDIARGEGISEKYLSQIAISLRDTGLLNSSRGARGGYTLTKAPAQITLKEIVDVLEGGTSLVDCVKDKSVCARSPICASRDVWVLLGEKISEALASINLEQLLRLKMDKIEDSLSPRI, encoded by the coding sequence ATGAGAGTTTCCACAAGGTCCCGCTACGGTGTCAGGTTGATGCTCGTTCTTGCCCGCAACTATGGCAAGGGCTATTTTTATTTGAAGGATATTGCCCGGGGAGAGGGCATATCGGAAAAATATTTAAGTCAGATTGCGATATCGCTCCGGGACACCGGTTTATTAAATTCGAGTCGGGGGGCCCGTGGCGGTTATACCCTGACAAAGGCGCCGGCGCAGATCACCCTTAAAGAAATTGTTGACGTTCTGGAAGGAGGCACATCGCTTGTGGATTGCGTCAAGGATAAATCCGTCTGCGCCCGCTCGCCTATCTGCGCCAGCCGCGATGTCTGGGTGTTGCTCGGAGAAAAGATATCGGAGGCGCTTGCTTCCATCAATCTGGAGCAATTGCTAAGGCTGAAGATGGATAAAATTGAAGATTCACTTTCTCCGCGCATATGA
- the nifS gene encoding cysteine desulfurase NifS — protein MKAIYLDYAATTPTDPAVVKAMLPYFTEHFGNPSSLHSFGQEAKRAVETARASVASLIGAEAGEIVFTSGGTESDNFALKGAVAARKEKGNHVITTVIEHHAVLSTCHDLERQGCRVTYLPVDGYGAVDPDAVKNAVTNKTILISIMHANNEVGTIQPLAEIGKIARANDIYFHTDAVQTFGHIPIDVNELNVDLLSASGHKLYGPKGVGIIYIRKGTRLEPFLRGGGQEKGRRSSTHNVPGIVGMGKASELSGRLLQEEAIVIGALRDKLIRGVLDNIDETKLNGHPTQRLPNNVNITINYIEGEAMIMNLDMEGIACSSGSSCSSASSAASHVLEALGTLPSLPHGSLRFSLGKATTTEDIDTVLMILPRIVRNLRSLSPRYRKKERLGK, from the coding sequence ATGAAAGCGATATATCTGGATTATGCGGCGACTACGCCGACAGACCCCGCGGTTGTCAAGGCGATGCTTCCGTATTTCACGGAACATTTCGGCAATCCCTCCAGTCTGCATTCCTTTGGGCAGGAGGCGAAAAGGGCGGTGGAGACGGCGCGCGCTTCCGTTGCTTCCCTGATCGGCGCCGAGGCTGGAGAGATTGTCTTCACCAGCGGCGGCACGGAAAGCGACAATTTTGCCCTGAAGGGCGCGGTGGCGGCCAGGAAGGAGAAGGGCAACCATGTCATTACCACGGTGATAGAGCACCATGCGGTGCTTTCGACTTGCCATGACTTGGAACGACAAGGATGCCGGGTTACCTACCTTCCGGTGGACGGGTATGGCGCCGTAGATCCGGATGCCGTAAAAAACGCCGTCACGAATAAAACAATCCTGATTTCAATCATGCACGCCAATAACGAGGTGGGCACGATCCAGCCTCTCGCCGAAATTGGGAAAATCGCCCGGGCAAATGATATCTATTTTCATACCGATGCGGTGCAAACCTTTGGTCATATACCCATTGACGTAAATGAACTGAACGTGGATTTATTGAGCGCCTCCGGTCATAAACTGTACGGGCCAAAGGGAGTGGGAATCATCTATATCAGGAAGGGAACGAGGCTTGAGCCTTTCCTCCGCGGGGGCGGGCAGGAAAAAGGGCGCCGTTCCTCCACGCACAATGTGCCGGGCATCGTGGGCATGGGCAAGGCTTCGGAACTGTCCGGGAGGCTCTTGCAGGAAGAGGCAATAGTCATTGGCGCTCTGCGCGACAAATTGATCAGGGGGGTGCTAGATAACATCGACGAAACAAAACTGAACGGCCATCCGACGCAACGGCTCCCCAATAATGTAAATATCACGATTAATTACATTGAGGGGGAGGCGATGATCATGAACCTGGATATGGAAGGGATCGCCTGTTCCAGCGGCTCCTCCTGTTCTTCAGCGAGTTCTGCGGCGTCTCATGTTCTTGAAGCGCTCGGCACTCTGCCATCGCTTCCTCACGGTTCGCTCCGGTTTTCGCTGGGGAAGGCAACAACCACGGAGGATATCGATACGGTGCTCATGATTTTGCCCCGCATCGTGAGGAATTTGCGTTCCCTGTCGCCGCGCTACCGGAAAAAGGAAAGACTGGGAAAATGA
- the mnmA gene encoding tRNA 2-thiouridine(34) synthase MnmA, with the protein MMKKVLVAMSGGVDSSVAALLLKEGGYDVTGMTMCLGVADGGDSEQAKCCGSTAIEDARGICARLGIPHYVLDYSAHLADKVIRKFVSEYSRGRTPNPCIDCNRYLKFGKLLATARSSGFDFLATGHYAEIGREGETYFLKRPRDRMKDQTYFLYPIAPEALPSILFPLAPFAKDEVRMMARKADLPVAEKAESQDICFVKQKNYHFFFEGKGLISKPGAIVNLAGEKLGEHRGVPFYTIGQRSGLGISSSSPLYVVSLDVQSNRVVVGEKKDLYAKGLIAGDLNILVGGGHLPPVAEAKIRYRKKAARCALFLHEDKLKVIFEEAQESITPGQAVVCYQDDRVLAGGVIEEALYGIN; encoded by the coding sequence ATGATGAAGAAGGTTCTCGTAGCCATGAGCGGCGGAGTGGATTCATCAGTCGCGGCTTTACTGCTGAAGGAAGGCGGTTACGATGTTACGGGCATGACCATGTGCCTGGGCGTAGCCGACGGCGGCGACAGCGAGCAGGCGAAATGCTGCGGGTCCACAGCCATTGAAGATGCCCGCGGGATATGTGCCAGACTTGGCATTCCCCATTACGTTCTGGATTATTCGGCGCACCTGGCCGATAAGGTCATTCGCAAGTTTGTCTCCGAATATAGTCGGGGCAGGACGCCGAATCCCTGCATCGATTGCAACCGTTATCTGAAGTTCGGCAAGCTTTTGGCAACAGCGCGTTCTTCCGGATTCGACTTTCTGGCTACCGGGCATTACGCGGAAATCGGCAGGGAAGGGGAAACTTATTTTTTGAAAAGGCCGCGGGACAGAATGAAGGATCAAACGTACTTTCTTTACCCAATTGCTCCGGAGGCGCTGCCGTCGATTCTGTTCCCGCTTGCGCCCTTTGCCAAGGACGAGGTTCGCATGATGGCGCGTAAGGCCGATTTGCCAGTAGCGGAAAAAGCTGAAAGTCAGGACATCTGTTTTGTAAAGCAGAAGAATTACCATTTCTTCTTTGAGGGAAAGGGACTTATAAGCAAGCCGGGCGCAATCGTGAATTTGGCAGGGGAAAAATTGGGAGAACACCGGGGCGTTCCTTTTTATACGATAGGACAGAGAAGCGGGCTGGGGATCAGCAGTTCCTCCCCCTTGTACGTGGTGTCTCTGGATGTGCAGTCGAACCGGGTCGTCGTGGGAGAAAAAAAGGACCTGTATGCAAAAGGCCTGATTGCCGGTGATTTGAATATCCTGGTTGGGGGCGGCCATCTGCCGCCTGTGGCCGAGGCGAAGATCAGATACCGTAAAAAGGCGGCGCGCTGTGCGCTTTTTTTGCATGAGGACAAATTGAAAGTGATCTTTGAAGAAGCACAGGAGTCAATAACCCCCGGTCAAGCCGTGGTCTGTTATCAGGATGACCGAGTTCTGGCGGGAGGAGTAATCGAGGAGGCATTATATGGAATTAATTGA
- the nadA gene encoding quinolinate synthase NadA, with translation MELIEKIKKLKKERNAVILAHNYQIDEVQDIADYVGDSLGLSIQASKTDADVIVFCGVYFMAETAKILSPQKTVLIPDPKAGCPMANMITAEQLRALKALHPGVRALCYVNTTAEVKAECDLACTSSNVVSLVREAFRDDEEIIFVPDKHLANYVSAQLGRPFITWKGFCPTHARILPEALEKQIELHPEAVVMVHPECSASVIALADLVLSTGGMCAHAREAAAAEFIVGTEVGILHRLRLENPGKKFYPASELAVCPNMKRTTLEKVLWSLEGMAHEVTVPDEVREKAQGCIERMLNYR, from the coding sequence ATGGAATTAATTGAAAAAATAAAGAAACTCAAGAAGGAACGAAACGCGGTGATCCTGGCGCACAACTACCAGATAGACGAGGTGCAGGATATTGCCGATTATGTTGGCGATTCCCTCGGCTTAAGCATCCAGGCCTCCAAGACGGATGCCGACGTGATTGTTTTCTGCGGCGTTTACTTCATGGCGGAAACGGCGAAGATCCTTTCACCGCAAAAGACGGTGCTTATTCCCGATCCCAAGGCAGGCTGTCCCATGGCGAACATGATTACCGCCGAACAGCTCCGCGCTCTCAAGGCCCTGCATCCGGGAGTTAGGGCTTTATGTTATGTGAATACCACGGCGGAGGTAAAAGCCGAGTGCGATCTGGCCTGCACTTCCTCCAATGTCGTCTCGCTGGTGCGGGAAGCCTTCCGGGATGACGAGGAGATCATCTTCGTCCCCGACAAGCATCTGGCCAATTACGTTTCTGCGCAACTGGGGCGCCCGTTTATCACATGGAAGGGTTTTTGCCCGACGCATGCCCGCATTTTGCCGGAGGCTCTTGAGAAGCAGATAGAGCTCCATCCCGAGGCGGTGGTGATGGTGCATCCGGAATGCTCCGCTTCCGTTATTGCCTTGGCAGACCTGGTGCTTTCCACTGGCGGCATGTGCGCGCATGCCCGCGAAGCGGCGGCGGCGGAATTCATTGTCGGCACAGAAGTCGGCATTCTGCACCGGCTGCGCCTGGAGAATCCCGGCAAGAAATTTTATCCCGCCTCGGAACTTGCCGTCTGTCCGAACATGAAACGCACCACGCTGGAGAAGGTGCTGTGGTCTCTGGAGGGGATGGCGCACGAGGTCACTGTCCCCGATGAGGTACGGGAAAAGGCGCAGGGGTGTATCGAACGAATGTTGAACTACAGGTAA
- the fdhD gene encoding formate dehydrogenase accessory sulfurtransferase FdhD, with amino-acid sequence MEKFEVTFIGTKERETRIVGVTQEAPLTLEVNGKEMATLLCSPTDLENLVLGFLYNSGVITDAAAIESLIIDKELWKASIGIDPETLPGEFVFKRVYTSGCGKGIIFHNPLDVLQRDRLDSDFVIAGKRVFELMKTFLNFSEEHKSTRGVHSAAVASCEGEMLIFRDDLGRHNAVDKVIGEALAQGLNFEDKWLLTSGRISSEITSKMLRCRIPLVVSSGAPTDQAIKIARDAGLGMATLAKGGGLNIYSCAERVS; translated from the coding sequence ATGGAAAAATTTGAGGTTACTTTTATTGGCACGAAGGAAAGAGAGACACGGATAGTCGGGGTGACGCAGGAGGCGCCGCTTACGCTCGAGGTGAACGGCAAGGAAATGGCTACGCTCCTGTGTTCGCCCACGGATCTGGAAAATCTCGTGCTCGGCTTTCTCTATAACTCCGGCGTAATAACTGACGCCGCCGCAATCGAGTCGCTGATCATTGACAAAGAGCTCTGGAAGGCAAGCATCGGCATCGATCCGGAAACATTGCCGGGTGAGTTCGTTTTTAAAAGGGTCTATACCTCAGGCTGCGGGAAGGGCATTATCTTTCACAACCCCCTCGATGTGCTACAGCGGGACAGGCTTGATTCCGATTTTGTGATTGCGGGGAAAAGGGTTTTTGAGCTTATGAAAACGTTCCTGAATTTCTCGGAGGAACATAAATCCACGCGGGGCGTGCACAGCGCTGCGGTGGCCTCCTGTGAGGGTGAGATGCTTATTTTCCGCGATGACCTGGGGAGACACAATGCTGTTGACAAGGTTATAGGCGAGGCGCTTGCGCAGGGGTTGAATTTTGAGGATAAGTGGCTGTTGACGAGCGGGCGGATATCTTCGGAAATCACCTCCAAGATGCTGCGCTGTCGCATTCCCCTGGTGGTTTCTTCCGGCGCTCCCACCGATCAGGCGATCAAGATTGCCCGGGATGCGGGACTCGGTATGGCAACCCTGGCCAAGGGAGGCGGGCTTAATATATATAGTTGTGCAGAACGGGTGAGCTGA
- a CDS encoding O-acetylhomoserine aminocarboxypropyltransferase/cysteine synthase, giving the protein MAEEKNKLKVETLALHGGQEADPTTGARAVPIYQTTSYQFKSTEHAANLFALKEFGNIYTRLMNPTNDVLEKRIALMEGGVGALAVASGQSAIALALLNIARAGDEIVSADNLYGGTYNLFHYTFARMGITVKFVKSNDLEAFQQAITPRTKAIYAESVGNPKLDIAELEGLAAVAHKNRIPFILDNTVSPYLLRPFNFGVDVIVYSATKFIGGHGTSLGGLIVDSGKFDWTQGDFPTITDPDPSYHGLEFVKALAPLGNLAFIVKARVGLLRDLGPAMSPFNAFLFLQGLETLHLRMPRHSENALAVAAYLETHPRAAWVNYPGLESSAEKTRAKKYLPQGCGAIIGFGIKGGAQAGRKFIEALHLISHLANIGDAKSLAIHPATTTHQQLTAEEQTATGVTPDFIRLSIGLEHIDDIKDDIAQALQKAAV; this is encoded by the coding sequence GTGGCTGAAGAAAAAAATAAATTGAAGGTTGAAACGCTGGCGCTGCATGGCGGACAGGAAGCGGATCCGACAACCGGCGCCCGGGCCGTGCCCATTTATCAGACGACGTCTTACCAGTTCAAGAGTACCGAGCATGCGGCGAATCTTTTCGCCCTGAAGGAATTCGGGAATATCTACACGCGGCTTATGAATCCCACAAACGATGTACTGGAAAAACGGATCGCCTTAATGGAAGGAGGCGTAGGGGCGCTGGCCGTAGCCAGCGGACAGTCCGCGATCGCGCTTGCCCTGCTCAATATCGCGCGTGCGGGCGACGAGATCGTCTCTGCCGATAACCTCTACGGTGGAACGTACAATCTCTTCCATTACACCTTTGCGCGGATGGGCATTACCGTGAAATTTGTTAAATCCAACGACCTGGAGGCCTTTCAGCAGGCTATTACCCCGAGGACCAAGGCCATCTATGCCGAATCCGTCGGGAACCCCAAACTCGACATTGCCGAGCTGGAAGGCTTGGCCGCCGTGGCGCACAAGAACCGGATTCCTTTCATATTGGACAACACCGTTTCCCCCTATCTGCTGCGGCCCTTTAATTTCGGGGTTGACGTCATCGTCTATTCCGCTACAAAATTCATTGGCGGACATGGCACGTCACTGGGCGGTCTGATTGTTGACTCGGGAAAGTTCGACTGGACGCAGGGAGACTTTCCGACGATTACCGACCCCGATCCCAGCTATCATGGCCTTGAATTTGTCAAGGCTCTGGCGCCGCTGGGAAATCTCGCGTTTATTGTCAAGGCCCGGGTAGGGCTGCTGCGGGACCTGGGGCCGGCCATGTCGCCCTTCAATGCGTTTCTCTTTTTGCAAGGTTTGGAGACGCTGCATTTAAGGATGCCGCGCCATTCGGAAAACGCGCTGGCGGTGGCCGCTTATCTGGAGACGCATCCCCGGGCAGCCTGGGTTAACTATCCCGGACTGGAATCGAGTGCGGAAAAAACGCGGGCCAAGAAGTATCTTCCCCAGGGCTGCGGCGCCATTATCGGCTTTGGAATCAAGGGAGGGGCGCAGGCCGGCAGGAAATTCATCGAGGCGCTCCATTTGATATCGCATTTGGCAAACATCGGGGATGCCAAGTCGCTTGCCATCCATCCGGCGACTACCACGCATCAGCAATTGACGGCGGAAGAACAGACAGCCACCGGGGTGACGCCTGATTTTATCCGTCTGTCCATTGGTCTTGAACACATTGACGACATCAAAGACGATATCGCACAGGCGCTGCAAAAAGCAGCCGTTTAA